The genomic window AGTAAGTCCAAAGGCATTGGGGAAGTTTAACACCGCCTTGGCCTGTGCTTCCAGCGTGCGCTGGTCGTAAACATAAACCGGGGTACCAAATTCTGCTCGAATTGCTCTTACTTGATCGCGATTCAAAAATGTTGCCACAAATTCCTCGCTTTCACGTTGTTTTTATTGGTATCGGATCTGTTAAACAATAAATAAAAAAGCTCCCCAAAGGGAGTTCTCGCGCCAGCGATTCAAGGAGTAGGGCCTCGAATCGTCTGATTATTCTTTGGTGCGGACGGGGGGATTCGAACCCCCACGGGTTTTACCCCACCAGATCCTAAATCTGGCGTGTCTGCCAATTCCACCACGTCCGCATATTTACCGCGAAAAGTAAAGATACAGGTTCCGTCGAAATATATCAATAAAAACGGAACAATCGAGGTATTTTCTTATTTATAGAGGACATGAAGCCAGGCATTGATCCAGTGGTTCCGTCGTGGAACCTCTGTTGACTTTTCCCAATCCCGAATTTACGTTTGTACTCCACAAAATTCGCAACACACTTTAAAATTATGAATACCTGTAATAAAATACAAGCCGTGTGGCTCATTTTGTTTCTGCTCTTTGCGATTACGCCGGGATGGTGCCAACCCGGTTTGCCGCAAAGAGCCGCTGGCGATTCCATAGTATTTGATGCCGATGAGGTCGTTTATCACGTTCAGACCAGGCGCGTGGAATTGTCCGGCAATGCCACCTTGCGCTATCGCGACCTGCAACTCAAAGCTGGTCATATCACGTACGATCAAAACACCCGGCACGTCACAGCACGGGCATTGCCCGATTCCACCGGGGCAAAAACCGTGAGACCACCCCAATTTACCCGCGGTAGCGAGAAAATTTCGGGTGAGTCCATGGTTTATGACCTCGATACAGAACGCGGCAGCGTGCGAGAGGGCCGCGCGTCACATCAGCGCAAACACTATCGCGGTGCCCATATCGCACTCGACGGTCAAAAAGCGCTAAATGCTCTGGATCTCTCTTTGAGTACCTGTGATCGCGACCATGTACACTACGATTTTTTGTGCAAAAATGTGCGTATTTTGCAAGACGACAAAGCGATTGGGCGGTCTGTTACTTTTCGCATTGGTCCCATCCCCGTTTTCTGGGTTCCCTTTTTCGTTTTTCCAGTCAAGCGCGGGCGGCAATCGGGCTTGCTGACGCCGGGCGTGGGTAGCAATAGCCGCGATGGTATTTTTGTCCACAATGTGGGGTATTATTTTGCGCCGAGTGAATACTGGGATGCCACGGTTAAGAGCACTTTGCGCGAGCGCGGTGGATTTTTGCTCGAATCGCGATTTGCCTATGCCAGACGCAATCGGTTCAGCGGCTCAATGGACATCGGATATGACCACGACACTTCAGGTGAAGGTACTGCCCACAATTGGCGCTTTAATTTGCAACACCAGCAACGCATCAACGCCACGACCAATATCAGGGGGAGCGGACAGTTTTCTACCAGTACCAACTTTGACCGACGCAATAGCAACAATCTTTATCGCTATCTCAATCGACAATTGAGATCCAGTTTTTCTTTTGATAAACGCTGGACAGAGTCTGGGCGCAGTATTGACGGTAGCCTGACGTATTACCGCGATCTGAGGACAAAAAACAATAGCTTTCAGGGCTTTCCCCGTCTCAGCTTTCGACAAAATAGACGCCGCTTTTTTGGAGGTAATGAACCCACATCAGTTACAGGACCGTGGTATCGCGCCTTTTACTACGGTTTTTCGAGCACGCTATCCAATAATTTTGTGCGCAACCCCGATCCAGCGCCCAATACAGAGCGCGTTTCTCTCCAAAATCGCGTCACTGTCAATAGCCAACATCGCCCCCTGGGGTGGCTCGATCTCACGCCGAGCTTTAATTTTGGCGAAGAGTTTATATATAGCGATACCGATTCGACAACGCGACGCACGTCTTACAACGCGACACTGACTTCTGGTACGACATTATACGGCATATTCCAACCGCAGATCGGTCGGTTGCGCGGCATTCGGCATCGCTTTCAGCCCCGGATCAATTTCAATTACAATCAATCGGGAAGCATCTTTCAGGGAACTATGGGTTTTGGAGGCAATCGCAAATGGAACGATGCCAGACGCAGCATAAATTTTAATATCGGCAATACCTTTGAACTCAAAACCCAGCGCGAAGACGACGTGCGTCGCTTTACCCTGGCGACACTCAATTTGTCAACGGGATACGAT from Gemmatimonadota bacterium includes these protein-coding regions:
- a CDS encoding putative LPS assembly protein LptD, encoding MFLLFAITPGWCQPGLPQRAAGDSIVFDADEVVYHVQTRRVELSGNATLRYRDLQLKAGHITYDQNTRHVTARALPDSTGAKTVRPPQFTRGSEKISGESMVYDLDTERGSVREGRASHQRKHYRGAHIALDGQKALNALDLSLSTCDRDHVHYDFLCKNVRILQDDKAIGRSVTFRIGPIPVFWVPFFVFPVKRGRQSGLLTPGVGSNSRDGIFVHNVGYYFAPSEYWDATVKSTLRERGGFLLESRFAYARRNRFSGSMDIGYDHDTSGEGTAHNWRFNLQHQQRINATTNIRGSGQFSTSTNFDRRNSNNLYRYLNRQLRSSFSFDKRWTESGRSIDGSLTYYRDLRTKNNSFQGFPRLSFRQNRRRFFGGNEPTSVTGPWYRAFYYGFSSTLSNNFVRNPDPAPNTERVSLQNRVTVNSQHRPLGWLDLTPSFNFGEEFIYSDTDSTTRRTSYNATLTSGTTLYGIFQPQIGRLRGIRHRFQPRINFNYNQSGSIFQGTMGFGGNRKWNDARRSINFNIGNTFELKTQREDDVRRFTLATLNLSTGYDFDAPRQKWRLLRTSASLKPDRRVDVRIAMTHTLYDSTGQRSLLHPRMQNLTITSNFRFSGGQGGRGNMVIQSALPDGYDPGYDTGYDAGYGGGYRGGYGADFGFERDLYSDFGSASQPWRFNLSHYIAMRRFGNTTSKTSWIKADIGINPRQFIRIDYSINIDVLPDAKISAQSLSLYRDLHCWEARFSWYPAGFNKGFFFKINIKDIPQIKLEHRRGGFGI